GCTCTATCAGCGCACCGTGACGGGGCAGGGCCAGCACATCGACGTCTCCATGCTGGAGTCGATGCTGAGCCTGACGGTGATCGAATTGCAGAGCTCGCAATTTGCGGTCAAGCCGCCGCCGCGGCCGATGTTCGGGCCGACCGAGACCGCGAACGGCTATGTCATGATCACGATCGCGAGCGAGAAGACGTTCCAGTTGTTGATGGAGGTGATCGGCCGCCCCGAATGGATCACTGACGCACGCTTCGCCACCTATGGCGCGCGCCGCGACAATTGGGCTGAGCTGATGGACGGCGTCGAAGCCTGGTCGCGGCAGCTATCGACCGAGGCCTGTCTCGCTGCGCTTGCCGCGGCCGGCGTGCCGGCGTCGGCCTATCGCACCGTGGCCGAGGCGCTGGCCGATCCGCAGCTCGCGCATCGCCGGGCGCTCTCGCCGGTCGAGGACGAAGGCGGCTCGTTCCAGGTGCTCAATCTGCCGTTCCGGATGTCGGGCGCCGACACCACGCCGGGCAGGACGATGGCCGTGCTCGGCGAGCACACGCGCGAATTGCGCGACGAGGTCGGACTCACCGACGCGTCTATTCCGCCCGGCAAGACCGCCGCGCAGGGCTGACGAATATCGTTCTGCGGCAAGCAATCCGGCCCTGCAGGCGTGCGGCTTGCCACGGTCCACCGGTGTCAACTAGACAGGTCCAGGTTTGTCTCGCCCGGCCTGCCATGGCATGCTGGCGCGACAACAAGAAGCATGCGGGAGGACGCCGATGAAGAGTTTCAAGGTTGCCGATTTCAAGGCGCCGCTGCGGGAGTTCGACGAAGCCACGCCGCAGCCGTCGGGCACGCAGGTGCTGATCAAGGTGAAGGCCGCCGGTGTCTGCCACAGCGACCTCCACATCTGGGAAGGCGGCTACGATCTCGGCCACGGCCGCAAGCCGCTGTCGCTGAAGGACCGCGGCATCAATTTGCCGCTGACCATGGGCCACGAGACCGTCGGCGAAGTCCTCGCCTTCGGTCCCGACGTCAAGCCGACCGACCAGGGCGACCTCAAGCTCGGCGATGTCGGCCTCGTCTATCCCTGGATCGGCTGCGGCAAGTGCGCCACGTGCCTCGCCGGCGACGAGAACATGTGCCTGACGCCGCGCTCGCTCGGCGTTTATTGCGACGGCGGTTATGCCGATCACATGCTGGTGCCGCATCCGCGCTATCTGCTCAATCTGAAGGGACTCGATCCCGCGACGACCGCGCCCTATGCCTGCTCGGGCGTGACCACCTACAGCGCGCTGAAGAAGGTCGAGCAGCATTTCGACACGCCGATCGTGATGTTCGGCGCCGGCGGGCTCGGCCTGATGGCGCTGTCGCTCTTGAAGGCGATGGGCGGCAAGGGCGCGATCATGGTCGACATCGACGCCAGGAAGCGCGAGGCGGCGGAGAAGGCCGGCGCGCTCGCCACCGTCGATCCGAAGGCGCCGGATGCGCTGGAGCAGCTTGCGAAGAAAGCGGGCGGCCCGATCCGCGCCGTGATCGATCTCGTCGGCAATGCCGCCACCACGCAGCTCGGCTTCGACTGCCTCACCAAGGGCGGCAAGCTCATCATCGTCGGCCTGTTCGGCGGTGGCGCGACCTGGGCGCTGCCGCTGATTCCGATCAAGGCGGTGACGATCCAGGGTAGCTATGTCGGAAACTTGCGCGAGACGCAGGAGCTGCTCGACCTCGTCCGCACCAAGAAGGTGCCGCCGATCCCGGTGACGACGGCCCCGCTTGCCAAGGCCAACGACGCGCTGCTGCAATTGCAGCAGGGCGCGGTGGTCGGCCGCACGGTGCTGACGCCGTAGTGTGTCTGTCGTTCCGGGGCGATGCAACGGGACCGCGAAGCGCGGCCCGGAGCATCGAACCCGGAACCTCGAGATTCCGGGTTCGGTCCTGTGGACCGCCCCGGAATGACGACTCTCTCTCAGGAACCCCCATGTCCGCAAACAACGCCTTCCACATTGCCGTGCTCGCCGGTGACGGCATCGGTCCCGAAGTCATGGCGCCGGCCATCGAGGTGCTGCGCAAGATCGAGCAGAAATCGGACTTGCGCTTCCGCTTCACCGAGGCGCCGGCCGGCGCCAACAATTATCTCGCGACCGGTAAGTCGATGCCCGACTCCACCATCAAGCTCTGCGAGGAGGCAGACGCGATCCTGCTCGGCGCCTGCGGCCTGCCGTCGGTGCGCTATCCGGACAACACCGAGATCGCGCCGCAGATCGAGCTGCGCTTCATCTTCGACCTCTATGCCGGGGTGCGTCCGGCGCGTCTCATTCCCGGCGTTCCGAGTCCGATCGTCGGCGCTGACCAGCGCGGCATCGATCTCGTCGTCATCCGCGAGTCGACCGAAGGCCTGTTTGCCTCGATGGGCAAGGGCGTCGTCACCCACGAGGACGCGCGCGAGACCATGGTGATCACGCGCAAGACCTCCGAGCGCCTGTTCGAGTTCTCGTTCC
The genomic region above belongs to Bradyrhizobium arachidis and contains:
- a CDS encoding CaiB/BaiF CoA transferase family protein; this translates as MQLADKHEGTTTKAFAGLRVLDFSTTIAGPHCARMLADMGAEVIKIETDGGETMRTRPPLRKGCSTVFGQLNVGKKSVVLDLKSEDGREAVRRLAATADILVENFRPGVMRRLRLDYDSLRPVNERLIYCSISGYGQTGPSAELPAYAPVIHAASGYDMAHLAYQPGRNRPDYCGIYHADVVTGTYGFGAIASALYQRTVTGQGQHIDVSMLESMLSLTVIELQSSQFAVKPPPRPMFGPTETANGYVMITIASEKTFQLLMEVIGRPEWITDARFATYGARRDNWAELMDGVEAWSRQLSTEACLAALAAAGVPASAYRTVAEALADPQLAHRRALSPVEDEGGSFQVLNLPFRMSGADTTPGRTMAVLGEHTRELRDEVGLTDASIPPGKTAAQG
- a CDS encoding alcohol dehydrogenase: MKSFKVADFKAPLREFDEATPQPSGTQVLIKVKAAGVCHSDLHIWEGGYDLGHGRKPLSLKDRGINLPLTMGHETVGEVLAFGPDVKPTDQGDLKLGDVGLVYPWIGCGKCATCLAGDENMCLTPRSLGVYCDGGYADHMLVPHPRYLLNLKGLDPATTAPYACSGVTTYSALKKVEQHFDTPIVMFGAGGLGLMALSLLKAMGGKGAIMVDIDARKREAAEKAGALATVDPKAPDALEQLAKKAGGPIRAVIDLVGNAATTQLGFDCLTKGGKLIIVGLFGGGATWALPLIPIKAVTIQGSYVGNLRETQELLDLVRTKKVPPIPVTTAPLAKANDALLQLQQGAVVGRTVLTP